The segment TGCTCCCGAAGGCACTTCTGCCCATACCATCGAGTTCCTGGAAGCCTCCCGGAGCCCTGAAGGCATGCGTGGCCTGCTGCTTGGTGCCCAGGCACTGGCATCTACAGCAATCGACCTTCTTCAAGACCCCCATCTTCTCCAACAAGTCAAATCAGAATTCGCAGTCAATCAACAAGGCCTTTCCTCTGACGCTCAAGGAGCACCCTCATGACTAAGCACTTCCCCCGTACGGCCCTGCTGACCACCGTTCTCACCCTTGCCAGTCTTGCGGGTGCTCAAGGCACTACGCTGACCCTTGCTCTTCCCGTCGACATTCCCGGGTTCGACACCCAGAACGCCAGTACCACGGCTTCCGAGACGGTCTACACGAATATGTTCGACCGCCTGATGTTCTTTGACGCTGCCGGTAAACTTCGGCCCGCTCTGGCCACGTCCTACAAACAAATCAATGACACCACCATGCAACTTAACCTGCGCCGCAACGTGAAATTTCACAACGGTGACGCTTTTACCGCGGCTGACGTCAAGTTTACGCTTGAACGTGGTGCCCGCGACGCAAAACTGTTTGTCAACGACACCCTCAAGGACATCAAAACCGTCAAAGTCATCAACGACCATACGGTTCAGATCGTGACAGCCGGACCAGACCCGGTGTTGTTGAACCGCCTCTCCCGTCGTGGAACCGAAATCTTGCCCTCAAAATATCTCAACAAGGTAGGGTGGACTGAATTCAACAAAAAACCAATCGGTACCGGACCCTTCAAATTCAACAGCTGGAAGCGTGACGACCGCGTCGTTCTGGATATCAACGCCTCGTACTGGCGTGGGAAACCGGCTTGGACTCAATTGGTCGTGCGAGCCATCCCTGAAGAAGCCACTCGGGTCAATGAGCTCCTGACTGGCGGGGTAGACATTGCTGTGGACATCCCTTCACAGGACGTGAAACGGATCCGCGCCAACAGCAAAGTAGAGGTCGTCACCCAGCCAACATCCCGGGTGATGATGTTCGCCTTCAACATGGAAAAAGACTCGGCGACCAGCAATGAGAAACTCCGTGCTGCAATCGACTATGCCATTGACCGTAAGCTCCTGATCGATACGGTGATGGGCGGGTACGGCACGCCAGTGGCGGCCCGGGTAACTCAGGGCGTGCGGGACGCACCCCTGTCCTATTACAAGAAGAGCGTGTACGATCCCAAGAAAGCCGCTCAGATGTTGAAAGAGGCAGGGTACCGTCCTGGCCAGCTCACGATCACGCTGCAAGGTCCAAAAGGACGCTACCCACAAGACGCCGAAATCCTTCAGACTGTCGGTGCCATGCTCCAAGCCGTTGGGATCAACACCAAAATTGAAACCTTGGAGTGGAGTGCTTATAACTCCCGCATCTGGGACGCCGGTAAAGTGACCAATATGGGCATGATTGGCGTAGCCAACAGCATGATGGATGGGTGGTTCGCGCTGCGGACGCTTCCGTGTAAAGGCACGTACAGCAACATCACGCACTGGTGTAACCCCACGTTTGATAAAGCCCTGGATCAGGCTTCTAGCTCACTTGACCGTGTGCAACGTGCCGCACTGCTCCGCCAGGCATACGCCATTGTCGCCAGCGAGCGGCCCATGATTTCTCTCTTCCAAGTTCATAGCCTAATTGGCATCAACAAGCGGGTCGATTGGCAACCTCGCGCAGACGAAGTGCTGTGGATGTACGAAGCCAAGCCTGTCAAATAGTTCCTTTCCTGCACAATCTGCGACCTCACCAGGAACACGCTGCCCCGCACGTGGGCAACGTGTTCTTTTGATCTCATCCTTGGTCTTCCAGGAGGACATGCCGTGTTCGCCTATTTCATCCGCCGCGTTCTGCAAATGATTCCGAGTCTATTGGGCATTTCGCTGATTGTCTTTCTGCTCCTGCGTCTGTCTGGTGATCCGGTGCGTCTCATGCTCCCGGAAGATGCCAGTCTTGAGCAAGTTCAGAGCCTGCGCACCGCCCTAGGTTTGGATCAGCCGCTCCTGGTGCAGTACGGGAAGTTCCTGACACAGATGGTGACTGGCGACTTCGGTGAGTCCATCCGGTACACCAATCAATCTGTCCTCCAAATCGTCATCGAGCGCCTGCCTGCCACCTTAGAACTATCGGTCGCGGCCCTGTTCGTGGCGATCCTGATCTCTCTGCCTATCGGTATTCTGGCAGCCATTAAACGCAACAGTCTGGCTGATCGGCTTGCTTCTACGCTTGCCGTCCTTGGACGAGCCATGCCGAGCTTCTGGGTGGGCATCCTCCTGATCATGGTGTTTGCCACCCAATTCCAATGGCTCCCCGTGTCTGGACGAGAAGGATGGACATCCATCGTGCTCCCTGCGATCACGCTTGGGATTTCTCTCGCGGCCTTGTTAATGAGGCTCTTGCGCTCCAACCTGATCGAGGTGCTAGGCCTGGATTATATTCGCACTGCTCGGGCAAAAGGGCTATCGCCCCGAACGGTCGTCCGTCGGCACGCCCTCCGCAATGCCTTACTGTCCTACTTGACCGTGTTGGGTTTGGAGATGGCAAGCCTGTTGGGTGGAGCAGTGGTCACTGAACAGGTGTTTGCGTGGCCCGGCGTCGGTCTGTTGGCCGTACAGGCCATTAACAGTAGGGATATGGCTGTGGTGCAGGCGGTGGTCATCATCGCGTCGGTCATCGTGATGGTGACCAATCTTATGGTGGACATGGCCTACGCCCTGGTAGATCCCCGCATCAGGTACACATGACCACCGCTCTTCCCCTCCAGCGCAAAAAACCGCATGTCGTGAGAAAATGGTTAGCAGACCCACTCGCGATTATTGGCCTGATTATCTTCTTGGGATTCGTTGGGATGGCCCTGATCGCCCCCCTGCTCTCCCCCTATGATCCCAGCCTTCCTGACCTGCGGGCCCGGCTAGTGCCTCCTGGAAGTCCAGGGCATCTCTTGGGCACGGACCAGCTCGGCCGCGACGTGTTGAGTCGACTCATTTATGGCAGCCGGGTCACCCTCATCGTGGGGTTCGGCGGTGTCCTGCTCACTGCGATTATTGGTGTCGTCTTGGGGCTGATGGCTGGCTACTTGGGAGGTAGAGTCGAAGCCTTCATCATGCGCTTGGTGGATACGCTCATTGCCATCCCCAGTATCTTGTTGTATTTGACTGCTATAGGTGTTTTTGGGCCAAGTCTGACCATGCTGATCGTCGTCATTGGCCTGATTAACTGGACTACTTTTGCTCGCGTCGTTCGGGGAGAAGTGCTTGCCATGAAGCAGCGGGAGTTCGTGGAAGCTGCCCACGCCCTGGGTCAGTCTGATGTGCTGATCACGTTGAAACATATCCTGCCCAATATCTTGTCCTCGGTGATTGTGGTGGCCACTCTGAATGTCGCTACCATCGTCATTCTGGAGGCCACCCTCAGCTTCTTGGGGTTCGGTGTCCAGCCGCCCACGGTGACCTGGGGGGGCATGTTGTCCGAAGGCCGCAACTATGTCGCCAGTGCTTGGTGGCTTGCTACGTTACCTGGCATGGCCATCAGTCTGCTGAGCCTGAGCTTGATTTTCCTTGGCGACCGCTTGCGTGATGTTCTGGACCCTCGTCTGAAGACCTGAAAACGTTCGGTTGCTTACTTCTATCAAGAGTTTCCACGGTTATCCCAATCGCGTGTCACGCGGCGTGAAGTTGTTGTGACGGTTTTGGCAACTTAACCGCAGCAGGCTGTTCGTCCTTGACCGACCGCAAGCCCTACCGACACCGTTTTCCGCTCAGTATCATTCAGCACGCCCTTTGGCTCTCCCACCGGTTTCCTCTGAGCGAGCGCGATGTCCAAGAATTGCTGCACCAGCGCGGCATGATCGTTAGTCACGAAACCCTGCGCCAGTGGAATATCAAGTTCGCGCTGCTCCTCACCGAAGAGCTCCGCCACCGGGAACCCCAACGGGGATCCCGGTGGCTCTTGGACGAGGTGTGCACCGAGATGGGTGGCAAAAGACACTGGTTGTGGCGGGCCGCCCTAGAATCCGGCGCGGTGCTCGGCATCCTTTTGCAGAGCCACCGGGATCCCCATGCCGCGAAGACATTCTTTGAACGCCTATTCGTCAACTATGACGTTCCAGACGCCATTCACACCGACAAGCTCTGGAGTTACGGGGCGGCTATTCGAGAACTTCCCGTGCTCCACACTGTGGAGCACATCCAAGTCATCTCAACGGCGCGCTGCAATAACGTGACCTTGCCATCCCATCGGCCTCCCCGCAAACAGGAGCGAAGTCAGCTGGGCTTCAAGAAACCTCGACGAGCGCAAGAATTCCTGGCCCTGGATGCCCGCGTCTCAAATCTCCACCAGCACACCCGTACCACTGTCCCCGCGCTCAATTGAAGAACGAATCAGCCCAAGGCCCACCTGGCTTGGCAACACGCCATTGATGCAACGGTCTGAAGTTCAGACCGCCACTGGGTAGATTTGGCTTGCTCGATATTAAGGTGCCAGAACCGTGTGGGCATAGCGAAACTATATGAGCGGTTTTGGAGCTCGGATCTCTAGATGACAGGTATGACCAACCGAAGACTTCGAAGGCTGACCATTGACTAATTTACGAAAGAGCCTCAGCAGTCCAGCGGAAGTTGAGCAATGAGTGCACTTTTGCCCCGCTAAAAGGAGGGCTTTGATTGCTCGAAATCTCAGTTTCCTGGCCTTAAATTGTTTATCACGCGAGATGATCCACGAGCGGATCCAGGTCTGGGCGGTATACCTGTTTGATGTCTCCCCGGCGACTCTCAGGGTAATGCAGCCGTGCGCTCGCCAGCAGCCTAAAAGTGCGATCCACTTTTCCGATTTTCGGGGCCAGGATGTCGGGATCGAACGACTGATCTGGCAGGCAAGCATCGGCCCAAGCTAGGGCGTGATCCTGATGGAGCGCTTGGGGTGGAAGGGAACGTAGGGCAGGGTAAGGACAAGGTCACGGTGCGAGATTTTGCCGTCCAAGAGCGGCGCCCACCTTGGCCAGGTAGCCACTCGACCTCGCTACCATGGACGCCCTGAAACGTGAAGGTCTGCAACCTACGGATAATCAAACCGTCGCCGCTCTGTTCAAGCTCCGGAAGGGCGACCGAGAACATCTCTATGCCTTGTATCAACGAGCAACTGCGGTGCCGTTGCAGGTCAAAGCTCCTCCCTAAGTCTGCGCTTCCACGGGACAAGATGTGCCGTGCACCATGGACCGGACCATCCCTCCTATAGAGCGGGCATCGGCTGAGGCAACGTTCCACGCTGCCCAGACGTAGCGACGTTCCTCTGAGGTGGAACAGGAGGTCATCGCAGCGGAACGTCACTGGCGTCCGTATGCGTTTTGCGCTGGGTCATGGGCTGCCTCCTGTGATTCGGGCTGAACTCCATGTGTGCAAAATCGACTTCCCCTCAATGGTGCGTTTGGTCAGGTTCAGCTTCTAGAAATAGCTTCGCTGGCGACGGCTGCCCCAAAATTTAGTGTCCTCCAACTTGCCACAACCCTTATGACAGCACTTCCGCTCGACGGTACAGTTTCAGTGGCCTGCCGGTGTGCTGGTATTGCACGTCAACGCCAGCAAACGACAGGACCACGAGATACTCGAGGTACCGCCACGCCGTGATACGGCTCACACCCAAGTGCTGACCTGCCGCTTCAGCGCTCCAAGCCTCTGAGCTTTTTTCCAGCAGCAACTGCACTTTGGCAAGGGTAGCGGCGTCGATGCCCTTAGGCAGATGAGTCACCGGATCATGGCGCAGCAATCGGTCTACACCAGACTGGGTCAGGTGAACCGCACTGGAAGCGGCGCGGCGTTGACTGTGACGCTGGAAGGCTGTCTGAAGCCGGTGGCGGTCAAATGGCTTGATCAGAAAATCAAGGACCCCGCTGCGTACGGCCGCCTGAACGGTGGGCAGATCATTGGCAGCGGTGACCATAATGACGTCGGGGCTCGTGGATGTGCGCGGCAGTTGGCTGGCCCAAGTCAATCCATTGCCGTCCGGCAGGTAGATGTCCACCATCAGGAGATCAACTGTCAGGTGCTGCAGGTCCTGCTCGGCCTGGGCCAGGGTACCCACCGCACTGACCACCTGGAATCCAGGCGTGTCCTCGACCAGCGTCCGGTGAATGGTGCGGACCAGGTCGTCATCCTCGATGATCATCACGCGGCTGAGAGGGGTGGTCACGGTCTATCCCCCGTTGCCGGGATGCTCACAATGAAGACGCTCTCGCTGGAAGTTCTGAAGTAATCCAGTTGACCTTCCAGACCCAACAGGCGTTGGCGGATCAGGTTGAGTCCCTGTCCACGGCCCGGCCCCTTGGTGGAAAAACCGGGCCGTTGTAAGTGCTGTGGATCTATGCCCGGCCCACAGTCACGGACCTCGAGTTGCAGGCCCTCGGCGTCCTCGCCAATCATGACGGTAATGCAGCATTCAGATTGGCTCTGTACAGCGTCAAAAGCATTCTCCACCAGGTTGCCGGTGATGAGGAGCAAAGCATCGATGACGGGTTCCGGCCAGTGGTCGGCCAGAGCCGACGCCGCGTCGACCTGCAGATGAATGCCCAGTTCGCGGGCGCGGGCAATCTTGCCAGCCAGCAGGGCCGCCAGTTGCGGAGGGGCGATGCCCGCCACGCTGTCACTGACCTGCTGGGCCTGACTGGCCTCGCGCTGGATCACCTGCAGAGCAAGTTCAGGTCGGCCGATCTGCATCAGGCCCGCGATGGTGTGAAGACGATTGGTAAATTCGTGGGTCTGTGAGCGGAGCAACTCGACGTACTGTTGGGTTTGTGTCAACTCCTCGGCCAGCCGCACAGCCTCGGCACGGCCGCGAAACAGCACGAGCCGCCGGTCACCGGGCAGCGGATAACAGGTAAGCAGGACCGGTTGTTTTTGCCACTCACTGGGCCGCTCTTGAAAAGAGGCTTGGCCCGTGCCGCCCAACAACTCGTGGAGTTCAGGCCACAGTTCAGGTAGGGCGGGCAGCGCTGAGACCTCGGATACGCGCAGGTAAGCCAGCGCCCGCGCGTTGGCGAGGGTCACGCGCCCGCCCGCCAACACCAGTACGCCGTCCTGCAGAGCGGTGAGGACCGCGTGATGCTGCGAGATCAGTCCAGAAATCTGATCGGGTTCCAAGTCAAACAGGTCGCGGCGCAACCGTCCGCTCAGGTAGAGGCTGCTCAGCAACGCGAACAGCAGACCCAGGCCGTACCACGGCAGCAGGCCCCACATCACCCGCGCGATCCCGGCCTGGACGGTGGGCAGCAAAAAGCCCGTGGATACCAGGCCGATGACGTTGCCGGACGTGCCCCGCACCTCCGCCTTGCCCCAGATGAAGTCCCGGAACTGCTGCACCCCCACCTCGACTGGGTCGCCGTCGGTCAGCACGTCATCCAGCCCACCTCCGGTGCTGATGCGCTGTGCCAGAACAGGGGGAAAGGGATGGGCGTAACGCATGCCCAGGCGTCCGCCCACCACCAGAAAGTCCGCCCCGACGTCTGCCCGCATGCGCTGAAGAAGGGGGTCAATGGGCAGCGGCACATCTGGGCGATCAAAATACGCCTTTACCGTGGGGGTGTTGGCAACGGTACGCGACAGCATCAGCGCACGTTCCCCAAATTCCTGGCGCGAACGCGCCGTCAGGGACGTGTACTGTACGGCGGCCAACATCAACGTCAGGACGGTAAACACCATGACCTGACTCAGAAAGAAGCGCTGCCACATCCGGAGCCTGCGCCAGCGGGCCGGGGGAACCGAGACCCGCGCCAGTCGCGCCGCGTCTGCCAGCGCGGGCTGGCGCAGCGATCCGGGACTAGAAACGCGCATTGTAGGCGCGGATGATCTGGTCGGCGCGGGTCTGCGCCGCCTGCAGCGAGGCAGCCACCTCCGCGCCTGCCAGCACGCGTTCGATGGCCGCATGCAGCACGGCGCGGACTTCATAGAAGCTGCCGAACAACGCCCCCGCCGTGGCGGGTGAAGCACGCGTGCTTCGGAACTGATCGACGGCCACGGTATGTGCCTGACCAGGCTGGAGCCAGCCCTGCCGCCGCAGCAGGTTCACACTGCTCTGACGCAGAGGATCGTAGCCGCTCAGGCGGTGCCAGGACACCAGGTTGGCCGTGCCGGTCAGGTACAGCGCGAAGTCTTGGGCGGCGGCGGCGCTCCGCGGCGTGATCTCGCGTGGGATCCATAGGCTGCTGCCACCGACCACCATCCCCTGACGCGGACTCCCCTGTGGCACGGGCATCCGGCCCACCTGCACGGCGAACCCCCGCTGACGGCTGCCTGCCAAGACTTGGCCGATACGCGACGAAGAAGTCATCAAGAACGCCACTCGGCCTTTGAGAAAGAGCTGGGTGGCGCCCGCATTGTCCTCGATCTTGCCGGTGTTGACATAATATCCAGCCCGCTGCATCGCACTGAGCCAGCGCAGAGGCCGCGCGACCGCTTCCCCCATCAAGAAAGTCCTCGTAGCCCGGCTCTGCCGTCCATTGCTCCCGTCGACCCACAAGGCCCCTTGCTGTGCGCTCCACTGCTCAAAGTACCAGGCGTCCACTGGAAAGGTCATGCAGGGGCCAGCACTGCCCCCGCGCTTGAGTGCGCCACAGGTCTGCGTCAGCAGTTCAAGCGTATCGGGAAGCGGCCTCCCCCCCAGACCGGCCTTCTTCAACAGCGAGTTGTTGGCGTACAACACCGGGGATGACGTGTTGAAGGGCAGGCCGTAGAGCTGGCCTCCCACGCGGTAATAGTTCAGGACGGCCGGCAGATAATCACCGAGCTTTGCAGCGGCGGCGCGAGGAAGAGGGCGGAAGAGCATGCTGTCCACGGCCAGTTGGGTTCCCGCCTCGGAGATCTGTACTAGGGCGGGCGCTTTTCCCGTGCGCGCGGCCGTGGCCAGTGCCTGGAAAGCCTGCGGATAGTTGGCGTAGGCGACTGGCCTGACGAGAACATCGGGGCGCAGGCGATGAAAGGCGGCGGCACGCTCGCGGATCCAGCCCTGACGTGGGGCATCGGGGAAAATGTGCCAGAACTCGATCCGGGTAGGAGCGGGCACGGCAGCGCTCTGGGCCGACGCTGACTTGCCCGCCCCAGCCGCACCGATGCAGGCCACCCCCAGCAGGGTTACCCAGCGTCCGATCAACTGACGGCAACATCCATTCATCTGCCCCGCATTGTAGAAGCCGCAAAGATCCGCCTGTGACACCAAAGTCACGTGCCGCCCGTGAAATCAATGTACTAAAGCTTGAGTTTCATCCCGGCGCTTTGCAGACTGGGCTCGAACCACATTTTGTTTTTCGCCCAGTCCGCCCGTACTTTGCACGGCGGCCTCGCTCCTCGCCCCTAGTTTCCAAGGAGGCTCCATGAAACGATTGCTGACCCTTACTCTCTTTGCCACAGCGGTTACGGCTGGCGCGCAGGGCAACCTGACTTTTGTCTGCGGCGCACAGGCCGACTGGTGTCAGGCAGTGGCCAATGCCTACAAGAAAGAGACTGGCGGCGAGGCCAAGTTCCTGCGCCTGTCGGCAGGCGAGTCACTGGCCCGCCTCCGCGCCGAGAAGGCCAACCCTGGCTTTGACGTGCTGTTCGGCGGCACCGGCGACGTTCACGAAGCAGGCACGAAAGAAAAGCTGCTGACCTACTACAAGCCTAGGGCGTGGAACGATTTGTATCCTGAATTGCGCCAACAGGTCAAGAATGCCTATATCCCGTTGTACACCGGGGCACTGGGCTTCGCGGTCAACGACACCGTGCTCAAGAAGCGCAACCTGCCCGCCCCCACCGACTGGCCTGATCTGGGCGATCCCAGGTACAAGGGCCTCGTCGCTATGCCCAACCCCAATACCTCCGGCACGGCGTATACGATGATCACTACCCTGATTCAGATTTACGGTGAGGATAAGGCGTTTGACCTGCTCAAGAAGATTCACAACAATGTGCCGCGGAATGGCTACACCCGTCCCGGCTCGGGAGCAGCGTTCTTAGCAGCGCGCGGTGAGGTGGCCGTGGGCGTGACCTTCATGCACGACGCAGTGGCTCAGAACGTGCGCGGCTTCCCGGTGCGGGCGGTAGCACCTAAGGCGGGAACGGGAACGGAAATCGGGGGTGTCAGCCTGGTCACCGGCGGCCCCAACGCGGGGGCAGGCAAGCAGTTCATCGACTTCGTGTTGAAGCCCGAGACACAGAAGCTGGCGGCGACGGTGCAGTCGTTCCAGATTCAGTCCAACGCCAAGACCCCCGTGGCTGCGGCCTCGCCCAAACTGGACAAGATCAAGCTGATCGACTACGACTTCGGGAAATGGGGCGAGAGTGCCACCCGCGCCCGCATCATCTCGCGCTGGACCAAGGAGGTCTTCCCATTACCACGGCGGTAATTCCTCCCACTTCGGAAAGGAATCGCGCCGGAGTTCAGGTTGCCCTGCTGCTGTGGCCACTGCTGGGTCTGCTGGCTTTCGCTTTCCTCCCCTGGGCGCGTGAGGGCCGGGTCTTTCTGGCCGGCGGGCCGAGTGGCCTGAGTTTGCTGGGAACCCTGCCTGTGCTGTGGGTGCCGCTGATCGTCCTCATCGCTACCCTGGGTCTGAGCTTCGTGGGCCGTGCCACCCGCGCCCCGCCCATGCTGGCTGCCGCCCTGGCCGGGTTTCTGGTGACCGCTTTTTTCATCGTGTTCAGGAACGAGCCTGCTGATCTGGGGGCGCTCATTACTGCGCTGGCACTGCTGTCAGTCACAGGCATAGCGCTGTCGGATACGGGGATCATTAAAGCCGACCGTTTTATTGCCATTTCCACGCTGTGGGTGGGCCTGTTTCTGATCCTGTTCGTGATGTTTCCACTGTTCAAGGTGCTGCGAAATGCTTTTGGGGAGACAGGGTTCTCGCTGGAGGCATTTCGCAGTGTACTGACTTCTCCGGCGTTCTTCGTGCTGGAGAACGAAACCACCGTTCGCAGCGAGGCAACTCTGGCCCTGGTGGCCACCGTCGTGGGCGCGGTGGCCGGGTTGGGCGTGTCTCTCTGGCGGCGGCGTCCGGTCTGGGCCACAGTGCGCAATACCGCGCTGGCGGCGCTGGGTGTGGGGATCTTCGCCGCGCTGTATTTCGGCTTTGGGGCGCTGCGCAACAGCGTGCTGCTGGCAGTGAGCGTTGCGACGGCGGCCACCGCGCTGGCGCTGGCCTTCACGCTCCTGGGAACGCGCAGCCGGGTTCCGTTCGGGCCCTACATGTTTTTGCCGCTGGCCCTGGCGGGATATGCCATTGGATCCTTGGCATCTAGCACATCACAAACCGCTGGGCTAGGGCTGCTGTTTAAGAGCGTGGGCGTGCTGGCCGGGATAGGAGTGGCGTGGTGGCTGACCCGGCGGCGCATCACGGCGGGCAAGCTGCTGGGGATTTTCTCGCTGCTGCCGATTATTACGCCGCCTTTCGTCATTGGCTTCGCCCTTATTTTCCTGCTGGGCCGCCAGGGACTGATCACCAGCGGCCTCCTGGGCCTGGACACTGACGCGCTGCTGGGGCCGCTGGGCGTGGGCATCGCGCAGACGTTGGCCTATACGCCGATTGCCTACTTGGTATTGGTGGGCGTGGTGCAAAGTCTGAACGGCACGTTGGAGGAGGCAGCCGTCACCTTGGGTGCGAGCCGCTGGCACGTCTTGAAAACCGTGATCTGGCCGCTGGTGCGTCCCGGCCTGGCCAATGCCTTCCTGCTGACCATCATTGAAAGCTTGGC is part of the Deinococcus sp. QL22 genome and harbors:
- a CDS encoding ATP-binding protein, with amino-acid sequence MRVSSPGSLRQPALADAARLARVSVPPARWRRLRMWQRFFLSQVMVFTVLTLMLAAVQYTSLTARSRQEFGERALMLSRTVANTPTVKAYFDRPDVPLPIDPLLQRMRADVGADFLVVGGRLGMRYAHPFPPVLAQRISTGGGLDDVLTDGDPVEVGVQQFRDFIWGKAEVRGTSGNVIGLVSTGFLLPTVQAGIARVMWGLLPWYGLGLLFALLSSLYLSGRLRRDLFDLEPDQISGLISQHHAVLTALQDGVLVLAGGRVTLANARALAYLRVSEVSALPALPELWPELHELLGGTGQASFQERPSEWQKQPVLLTCYPLPGDRRLVLFRGRAEAVRLAEELTQTQQYVELLRSQTHEFTNRLHTIAGLMQIGRPELALQVIQREASQAQQVSDSVAGIAPPQLAALLAGKIARARELGIHLQVDAASALADHWPEPVIDALLLITGNLVENAFDAVQSQSECCITVMIGEDAEGLQLEVRDCGPGIDPQHLQRPGFSTKGPGRGQGLNLIRQRLLGLEGQLDYFRTSSESVFIVSIPATGDRP
- a CDS encoding ABC transporter substrate-binding protein, producing MTKHFPRTALLTTVLTLASLAGAQGTTLTLALPVDIPGFDTQNASTTASETVYTNMFDRLMFFDAAGKLRPALATSYKQINDTTMQLNLRRNVKFHNGDAFTAADVKFTLERGARDAKLFVNDTLKDIKTVKVINDHTVQIVTAGPDPVLLNRLSRRGTEILPSKYLNKVGWTEFNKKPIGTGPFKFNSWKRDDRVVLDINASYWRGKPAWTQLVVRAIPEEATRVNELLTGGVDIAVDIPSQDVKRIRANSKVEVVTQPTSRVMMFAFNMEKDSATSNEKLRAAIDYAIDRKLLIDTVMGGYGTPVAARVTQGVRDAPLSYYKKSVYDPKKAAQMLKEAGYRPGQLTITLQGPKGRYPQDAEILQTVGAMLQAVGINTKIETLEWSAYNSRIWDAGKVTNMGMIGVANSMMDGWFALRTLPCKGTYSNITHWCNPTFDKALDQASSSLDRVQRAALLRQAYAIVASERPMISLFQVHSLIGINKRVDWQPRADEVLWMYEAKPVK
- a CDS encoding iron ABC transporter permease, which codes for MGRECHPRPHHLALDQGGLPITTAVIPPTSERNRAGVQVALLLWPLLGLLAFAFLPWAREGRVFLAGGPSGLSLLGTLPVLWVPLIVLIATLGLSFVGRATRAPPMLAAALAGFLVTAFFIVFRNEPADLGALITALALLSVTGIALSDTGIIKADRFIAISTLWVGLFLILFVMFPLFKVLRNAFGETGFSLEAFRSVLTSPAFFVLENETTVRSEATLALVATVVGAVAGLGVSLWRRRPVWATVRNTALAALGVGIFAALYFGFGALRNSVLLAVSVATAATALALAFTLLGTRSRVPFGPYMFLPLALAGYAIGSLASSTSQTAGLGLLFKSVGVLAGIGVAWWLTRRRITAGKLLGIFSLLPIITPPFVIGFALIFLLGRQGLITSGLLGLDTDALLGPLGVGIAQTLAYTPIAYLVLVGVVQSLNGTLEEAAVTLGASRWHVLKTVIWPLVRPGLANAFLLTIIESLADFGNPFVMGGSFLATQVYFAVEFNPAEASVYGTVLLALSVSAFLAQQAWLGRTSFTTITGKPAQGMVTPLPPVLERVLLLVFMVWVLFVGAVYGSMFFGALVKLWGFDNTFTTEHIRNLSVGSLGVFLNTLKIAAISSLPVLILSVVIAYLITRQKFFGRGFIELGSLLSFAVPGTVIGIGYILALNSGFAYMTGTMLILIVAFIFRNMPVGIRSAVANLRQIDPALEEASTTLRAGSLTTLWRVVMPLIRPALISALIFAFVRAMTAISQIIFLISPDHKVVTSEVLSMVERGQLGDAAALSALLVFTLAVVIALMTWAVGRTGSKAGISV
- a CDS encoding ABC transporter substrate-binding protein, with the protein product MKRLLTLTLFATAVTAGAQGNLTFVCGAQADWCQAVANAYKKETGGEAKFLRLSAGESLARLRAEKANPGFDVLFGGTGDVHEAGTKEKLLTYYKPRAWNDLYPELRQQVKNAYIPLYTGALGFAVNDTVLKKRNLPAPTDWPDLGDPRYKGLVAMPNPNTSGTAYTMITTLIQIYGEDKAFDLLKKIHNNVPRNGYTRPGSGAAFLAARGEVAVGVTFMHDAVAQNVRGFPVRAVAPKAGTGTEIGGVSLVTGGPNAGAGKQFIDFVLKPETQKLAATVQSFQIQSNAKTPVAAASPKLDKIKLIDYDFGKWGESATRARIISRWTKEVFPLPRR
- a CDS encoding extracellular solute-binding protein, with translation MNGCCRQLIGRWVTLLGVACIGAAGAGKSASAQSAAVPAPTRIEFWHIFPDAPRQGWIRERAAAFHRLRPDVLVRPVAYANYPQAFQALATAARTGKAPALVQISEAGTQLAVDSMLFRPLPRAAAAKLGDYLPAVLNYYRVGGQLYGLPFNTSSPVLYANNSLLKKAGLGGRPLPDTLELLTQTCGALKRGGSAGPCMTFPVDAWYFEQWSAQQGALWVDGSNGRQSRATRTFLMGEAVARPLRWLSAMQRAGYYVNTGKIEDNAGATQLFLKGRVAFLMTSSSRIGQVLAGSRQRGFAVQVGRMPVPQGSPRQGMVVGGSSLWIPREITPRSAAAAQDFALYLTGTANLVSWHRLSGYDPLRQSSVNLLRRQGWLQPGQAHTVAVDQFRSTRASPATAGALFGSFYEVRAVLHAAIERVLAGAEVAASLQAAQTRADQIIRAYNARF
- a CDS encoding IS6 family transposase — translated: MTDRKPYRHRFPLSIIQHALWLSHRFPLSERDVQELLHQRGMIVSHETLRQWNIKFALLLTEELRHREPQRGSRWLLDEVCTEMGGKRHWLWRAALESGAVLGILLQSHRDPHAAKTFFERLFVNYDVPDAIHTDKLWSYGAAIRELPVLHTVEHIQVISTARCNNVTLPSHRPPRKQERSQLGFKKPRRAQEFLALDARVSNLHQHTRTTVPALN
- a CDS encoding response regulator, with translation MTTPLSRVMIIEDDDLVRTIHRTLVEDTPGFQVVSAVGTLAQAEQDLQHLTVDLLMVDIYLPDGNGLTWASQLPRTSTSPDVIMVTAANDLPTVQAAVRSGVLDFLIKPFDRHRLQTAFQRHSQRRAASSAVHLTQSGVDRLLRHDPVTHLPKGIDAATLAKVQLLLEKSSEAWSAEAAGQHLGVSRITAWRYLEYLVVLSFAGVDVQYQHTGRPLKLYRRAEVLS
- a CDS encoding ABC transporter permease, with amino-acid sequence MTTALPLQRKKPHVVRKWLADPLAIIGLIIFLGFVGMALIAPLLSPYDPSLPDLRARLVPPGSPGHLLGTDQLGRDVLSRLIYGSRVTLIVGFGGVLLTAIIGVVLGLMAGYLGGRVEAFIMRLVDTLIAIPSILLYLTAIGVFGPSLTMLIVVIGLINWTTFARVVRGEVLAMKQREFVEAAHALGQSDVLITLKHILPNILSSVIVVATLNVATIVILEATLSFLGFGVQPPTVTWGGMLSEGRNYVASAWWLATLPGMAISLLSLSLIFLGDRLRDVLDPRLKT
- a CDS encoding ABC transporter permease; amino-acid sequence: MFAYFIRRVLQMIPSLLGISLIVFLLLRLSGDPVRLMLPEDASLEQVQSLRTALGLDQPLLVQYGKFLTQMVTGDFGESIRYTNQSVLQIVIERLPATLELSVAALFVAILISLPIGILAAIKRNSLADRLASTLAVLGRAMPSFWVGILLIMVFATQFQWLPVSGREGWTSIVLPAITLGISLAALLMRLLRSNLIEVLGLDYIRTARAKGLSPRTVVRRHALRNALLSYLTVLGLEMASLLGGAVVTEQVFAWPGVGLLAVQAINSRDMAVVQAVVIIASVIVMVTNLMVDMAYALVDPRIRYT